The following proteins are encoded in a genomic region of Flammeovirga agarivorans:
- a CDS encoding RNase adapter RapZ — MVLMIVSGRSGSGKSVALRALEDMGF, encoded by the coding sequence ATGGTACTGATGATCGTCAGCGGCCGCTCGGGCTCGGGGAAATCCGTCGCTCTGCGAGCGCTGGAAGATATGGGCTTT